A section of the Rossellomorea marisflavi genome encodes:
- a CDS encoding class I SAM-dependent methyltransferase — protein sequence MIGEIMKVWRARSWMKKNVPFLYSWHAYVGYELDLFDSFSRPATIQEIAIQKNLEMDLLEQWVEVGISLKHLRRKDDSKVSTRGKWKLPSSKNDPHSSGILLKEMMELHIPALLSYPELLRNQRKQHFNSDLHGSTVAKTSILLERFAFPKVQKAIKKHHVSTILDLGCGEGGYIRRIGERHPDKKMVGIEIHEGVAKTAAEALESYPNIEVVCADLHSYEPENGFDMIMANNLFHYIDPSERKDFFHKASEWLEEGGVFFVLSPMQKSKHGQQFSSAFNSFFMSFQNLYPIPSHGEMETLAEKTGFTCEAVEPIVKEGGWYAMTFKKN from the coding sequence ATGATCGGTGAAATCATGAAGGTGTGGAGGGCACGGTCATGGATGAAGAAGAATGTTCCGTTTCTATATAGTTGGCACGCCTATGTCGGGTATGAGCTCGATCTGTTCGACAGCTTCTCCCGACCCGCCACCATACAGGAAATCGCCATCCAGAAAAATCTTGAAATGGACCTGTTGGAGCAGTGGGTGGAGGTAGGCATCTCCCTGAAGCATTTAAGAAGGAAGGACGATTCAAAAGTGTCGACCAGGGGGAAGTGGAAGCTTCCTTCTTCAAAGAACGATCCCCATTCATCGGGTATCCTCCTCAAGGAAATGATGGAGCTTCATATCCCAGCCCTGCTTTCCTACCCGGAACTGCTCAGAAATCAGCGAAAGCAGCACTTCAACTCTGACCTCCACGGTTCGACCGTGGCCAAGACATCGATTCTCCTGGAGCGATTCGCTTTTCCGAAGGTTCAGAAAGCAATCAAGAAGCACCATGTCTCGACTATTCTCGATCTCGGATGCGGGGAGGGAGGCTACATACGCCGGATCGGGGAGCGCCATCCTGATAAAAAGATGGTCGGCATTGAGATTCATGAAGGCGTTGCCAAAACCGCTGCCGAAGCGCTTGAATCCTATCCGAATATAGAGGTCGTGTGTGCGGATCTTCACTCATATGAACCTGAAAACGGCTTCGACATGATCATGGCCAATAACCTATTCCACTATATTGATCCCTCCGAACGTAAAGACTTCTTCCATAAGGCATCGGAGTGGCTGGAAGAAGGCGGGGTCTTCTTCGTTCTTAGCCCCATGCAAAAGTCGAAGCACGGCCAGCAGTTCTCCAGTGCCTTCAACAGTTTCTTCATGAGCTTTCAGAATCTATATCCCATCCCTTCCCATGGAGAAATGGAAACCCTTGCTGAGAAAACGGGCTTTACATGCGAGGCAGTGGAGCCGATTGTGAAAGAAGGCGGATGGTACGCCATGACGTTCAAAAAGAACTGA